ATTCTTTTTTATACATGTTCGTGAATCCCAAAGTTACCTTCATAATGATTGCTGCTTTAATTACACTATTTTTGGGAGGTATGTATTTTCCAGGTGCTACTTTTATTTTTGGTGGTAGTCTTTATTCATTTTGTATCATGTGGTATGCAGATCAAGCATTTGTGCATGTCCAGCAAAAAAAAATACATCATAGAAATAGTTTATCAAAAGATCTAAGTAATAATTAACTGAACAGCCTTTTTAGGGACTTACAGAAAAAAGTGAGTTACTAAAAAGGTTTTATTTTTAGGGAGTTATGAAAACAATTTTACATGTATAAATGTGCAATTTTCCATTTGTAAGCGTTTTCTCTTTTGTTATCTTTTAATATGAAAGATGAATTAACAAATTCGGGGGGGATAAAGATGAAAAGAAAGGTTTTATCTATCATTTTAGTTTTATTGTTAACAGTAGTAGGTGCTTGTAGTAATTCTAGTGAAACTCAAGGTTCAGCCGATAGCAATACTACATCAGAAGGTAAAAAGGTCAAACTTACTACTGCTGTTTTCGCGGCTGATGCAGAAGCTACACAAGGTTGGATGACAGAAATTGCCGAACAAATTGGTGTGGAAATTGATATCCAAGTGTTACCAGACGGAGATCAAAATGAACAACTATACAAGACAAAGGCTGCTACAAAAAGTTTACCGGATATCACTTTATATCACCCTGGTACAAGATTTAAATCGGATTTAGTTCCAGAAGAGAATCTAGTAGATTTAACCGAGCAATCATGGGTAAAACAGTTAAGTGATACTTCACCGTATTCTATCGATGGAAAAGTATATGGTGCTCCGATGGGAGGAGGTATGGGTGTTGGTATTTTTTATAATAAGGAATTATTTGACAATCTAGGTTTGGAAGTACCAACGACTGTAGATGAGATGATGAAAGTTGCTAAGACAATTAAACAAGAAAGTGATGTTATTCCGTTCTACGTTTCTGGTGAAAATCCGATGGGACTAAATTCATTAGGACTTGCTTCATTTGCTGTTGATGAAGCACACAATGAAAATTTAGTAAAAGAGATCAATGACAAGAAAGCCACAGTTATGGATGCTAAGCATTTTATCCAATCTCACCAAATGCTGGAGGATTTAAATAACGAAAAACTAATCAACTCAGACTATTTATCAGCTTCTCTAGAACATGCAATAACAGCACTAGTAGAAGGGAAAACAGCTATGTTCCTTACTGCAGATTTTATAACGAATCTTCTATCAGCTTCTTATTCGGATGACGAATTAAATAAATTAGGTTTCTTTCCATATCCTTCTGAAGGAAAAAACGTTTATGCATATAAACCTGGTTATGCGCTTAGTGTATCTAAAACAAGTAAACATCAAGAGAAAGCCATTGAATTTATGAACTACTTTATGACAAAAGAGGGGCAGCAGATTTTTCTAGACAATAATAGAGGATTTAAAACTCCGGCTCTTGCAGGTTTAGAATTAGATACTTCCAATTCTAATGAACTATTCAAAAGTATGTCAAAAGTATATGCGGAGAATACTCCAATTGAAATGTTTGATGGAACTTTAATCGCAAGCCTGGAATATGGGGTTCAGTTGTCCAAGAAATGCTAATCGGAGATAGAACACCAGAAGAAGTTGCACAATTTATTCAAAGTACCATTGAACAAAATGCAAAAGCGGAAGGTGTTCCAGCTTTTACAGACTAACAATGCAAAGTGAACCTCTGTGTATCAGTGGTTCACTTACTATTAGGGGGAATATGTAATGGATCAACTTCAAAAGAAAATATACTCTTTTAAACTGACTATACCATGGTTGATCATATTTATTTTGTTTTTTATTGGTCCTACTATAGCTGGATTTTATTTTGCATTTACAAATTGGAATTTAACAGATGCTGAGTTTGTAGGCTTAGCAAATTTTAAAGAAATTTTTAGTAATCCAAGCATGGCTGGTGCATTTTCAAATACATTTACCTTTATGATTATTACGGTGATTTTTAAAATTACGATTGCGATGTTTTTGGCGATTCTCGTAAATCAAAAATTAAAAACTCAAAACTTCCTTAGAGGGGCGTTTTTCTTTCCTGTACTCATGACATTTATTGCAACTGGAGTGATTTTTAAATCTATTCTTCATCCAGAAGTAGGTTTATTAAACAATATGTTAGGTGCAATTGGACTAGAAACACTAGCTAAAGGATGGTTGGTAGAACCAGATATTGTCATGTTATCAATTGCAGGAATTGATATTTGGAAAGGAATTGGATTTCATATGGTCATTTTTTTAGCAGGATTACAAAGTATCTCATCAGAATTTTATGAAGCTGCTAATATAGATGGTGCATCATCTTGGCAAAAGTTCAAAAAAATAACATTCCCACTCTTAACTCCGATCTTTCACGCCAATATTCTTCTTGCAGTTATTCAAGGAATGAAGGTATTTGACCTTGTCCTAGTAACAACTGGTGGAGGCCCAGGGTTTGCTTCTGTTGTGATAAATACATTTGTATTTAATGCATTTTCAATGGGGCGATATGGATTAGCTGTCGCGGGGGAACTTTTACTGTTTTTGATAATTATTATTTTTACAATTGTTCTTCGCTTTTTCTTAGAAAGGAGAGAGAAACGTTATGGTTTCTAATAAAATCAACAAAGTAATGTTGGAGCTACTTGGAATACTGTTATGTTTTATCATCTTAATACCGTTTTATATAACCATTGTTAATTCATTAAAGAGTACTGCAGAAGCCGCTGTACCCAATTTAAGATTACCTTCAGAATTTCATTGGGAAAATTACATTGAGGTAATTAAAATAGCAAACGTAGGACTTGCATTTCTGAATAGTGCGACAATAACGTTTATTAGTGTAGGATTAATTATTTTGTTAGGTGCACCAGTGGCATTCATATTGCAACGTAATAAATCGAGATTAAGTAAACTTATCTTATCTCTATTGTTAATAGGTTTAATGATTACACCTTCTATTGTCCCTTTAGTTTATGTTTTAAACTCATTAAATTTAACTGGGTCTAAATTAGGGGTTATTTTGATATATATTGGATTCTTTTCTCCAATATCAGTTTATTTAATGCACGAATATTTGAAGGGTCTTCCCGCTGAATTAGATGAGGCAGCTATAATGGATGGCTGTGGTCCTCTCCGCCTATTTTTTCAGATCATATTTCCAATGATGTTGCCGATACTTGCAACTGTTAGTATATTCAATTTTATAATGGTTTGGAATGATTTTATGATGCCGATTTATTTTCTATCGGGTAGTAACAATATTACACTTCCACTTACCATTTATTTCTTCCAAGGACAATATAACTCGCAATGGAATTTTATCTTTGCCAATGTCGTTATTGTTACCTTGCCAGTGTTGGTAGTTTATCTGTTCGCACAAAAATACATCATTGCTGGTATGACGAGTGGGGCGATCAAGGGATAAGTAAGTTACGCTAATGGTTGTATATAAAATTGTTGATTGCTAAAAAAAAACATAAGTAATTAAGAAATATGCACTAGTTTTTAATGTGTTTATAAATATGGGTGTCTTGAAACAGAAAAAGATAAAAAATTATATCTAATAGGATAATAACTAAAATGCTTATTAACAAATGAATAATTATATTAAATATAAGCACATTTATATTGTGTTGTTTGCCCTTTCATAGAATGGAGGAAAAGTAATTGAATTCTATTAAAACAGCAGTTTCTTTATATAGCTTTCAGGATGAATATGCAAGGGGGAAAATGTCGTTAGAAGATTGTATAAAAGAGTTATCGCAACAGGGTGTTGAAGGTGTTGAGTTAATCAGCGACCAAATGCTACATAACGCACCTTTTGTTTCAGATCAAGATATAGAATCTTGGAAAAAATTAACCCAGAAGTATAATGTTTTCCCAGCCTGTAACGATATTTTCATAAATACAAAGTTATATCGTAACCGCATTTTAACCCAGAAGGAAAACTTACAATTATTAAAAGATGAGCTAATATTAGCAAATAAGCTAGGCTTTAAACTAGTTCGACTCGTTTCTTTAACACCAACTGACATCATTGAGAATGCATTACCACTTGCAGAAGAACTAGACGTTATAATGGCATTAGAAATTCACGGTGGTATGGGTCTAGATCATCCGGAAACAAAAAAATTTACTGATATAATGTTTAAAGTGAATTCACCCTACTTAGGTTTAGTAGTTGATACAGGAATTTTCTGTCGTAAGCATCCAAGAGTTTCAACACAATTTTTTCTTCAACAGGGGTTAAATAAAGAATTAGCTGACTACATTGATAATGAGTTTGCGATGGGTCGAGATGTTTTTCATATAAGTCATCCGGGTACTGCACCTGCTGAAGTTCAAACTATGATAAAAAATAAAATCGATCAAGAATATTTAATCTTTGCTGGAGGATATGAAAATAAACCGTTTAGTGATTTGGATAAAATTCTCCCTTATATAAAGCACTTTCATGGAAAGTTCTGGGATATGACTGAAGAAGGTTTAGAATATTCAATTCCATATGATGAATTTATTGATTATTTAAAAGAAAATAATTATAACGGATATATTGCTAGTGAATATGAGGGTGGACGCTTTGCGCTACCCGGTTCTGAAATTGATGCAATTAGTCAGGTTCGTGCACACCAAGCTATGTTAAGAAAATATATAGGGTAGGAGAGGTATGAATGTTTGATAACTATGTTTTATCTGATAAAGGCTTTAAAAATGTTGAGGTAAATGGAGAAGTTATTGGATATGAAATGCGTACCAGAATTACGTATTACAGAGGTATTCCATTGTCAATGATTCAGGATATTCAATTGGAAATCGATGGAGAAGAGGTGCCGAGAGAAAAAATAAAGTTTTCTCCCGACGGAGAGAATTATTTTACCCTAGATGAAATGTGGACAGTAACCACTTATAAGTGGGAATATGGAGTTGAAGGTATCGTTTTTGTAGAACAACCAGGTGGACTTGCTGAAGGCCCTCATGAGATTACATTAACTCAAGGTGTAAGGGTTTCATATATTCCTGTTCCTTTTTTCGGAACAAATACAAAAGTTTTAGAGATATAAAGTAGTTTGAACTCTTGCTAAAGCTAGGGTTCTATTTCAATATTACAATTAGTAGCAGTTTACTTTATATAATATTAATAGGTAATACCCAGATAGTTTACTAGATATTAAAAATAAACAAATTTATGGAGGCGAACATGAACTACCCTTACGAAAGTGTCGTCGTAAACGAAGAAGTGCCTGTTTTCATGCTAATGACAACTGTGAAATACGTTGCGATGCATTGGCACGACCGAATTGAATTTCTATTTGTGTTAAAAGGTAAGGTTCACGTTTTTGTTGGAAGGGAAGATTATTTCTTACAAGAAAATGATCTCCTCCTTATCAATAGTAATGAAGTACACGGAGTTGAATCTGATGAAGACAATACAATTTTACTCGTACAAATTCCTATTTCATTTATAAGAAAAAGCTACAAAAATATTGAGCAAGAACGATTTCAATGTCAATCTTTTCTTCATGAAAATCAACACCAATATAATGCAATTCGGATATTACTAACTCAGTTATGTCTATCAGTTAGAGAAAAAAAGAGAGCTATGATTTAAAAGTTCATTCCCTACTCTTGGACATCATCTATCAACTTGTTACGAACTTTAAGGTGAAAAATCAACACGAATTAAAACAAACAAGCAAAAAAAATATTGAACGTATGAACAGAATTACCGACTACATAGAGAAACATTACATGCATCCTCTTACACTCGAAGAATTAGCAGAAACCGAGCAGTTAACTCCTCCGTACTTATCTAGATATTTTCAACAGCATATGGGGCAAACATTTCTGAAATATTTAAATGGAATTCGCCTTGAACACGCTCTTCACTTCTTATTAGAAACGGATTTGCCTATCATTCAGATTGCAATGGAGTGTGGTTTTACAAACTTAAATACATTTCACAAGTTATTTAAAGACACCTTTCACACAACACCACATCAATATCGGAAGAACCAGTCCAAATCATTTACAACTCCTCGAAGGAAAAAGGAAGGGATAGAAGGATATGAATTTGTAGAAGAAAACGATATCCGTTATTTATATAACTATTTGAAAAAAAGATAAAAATCGGTATGATTTATAATAAAAAAGTAAACGTTTTCAAAGAGAACCTTCCTTATAATTGAGATAAATACACAGCTTTTACAGGCTGCATTAAAAAAACTTATTTTATTGGAGGGTTACATTATGTACAAAAATCCACACTATTTCTCACATCTTGCACATGTTGAATTAATCAGCCCAAAGCTAGAAGAATCGGCTGAATTTTTTAAAAATATTATCGGATTAGAAGAATCAGGTAGACAAGGGAATTCAGTGTATTTCCGTGCATGGGGTGAACACTATCACCACAGCTTAAAGATTACAGAGGGTACAGAACCAGGCCTTGGCCATATTGGTTGGAGAGCTGATAGCCCGGCTGCCCTCGAAGAAGCTGCAGTACAAATTGAAAAGCTTGGACAGGGTATTGGTTGGATTGAAGGAGACCTAGGACATGGTCGTGCGTATCAATTTACGTCCCCTGATGGTCATTTAGAGGAAATCTTTTGGGACGTGGAAGTGTATGAAGCGCCTGCAACACTTCAAAGCAAATGGAAAAATCGTCCGCAAAAAAATCCCGGACGAGGGATATCTCCGCGTCGTATTGATCACATTACCTTACATAGTAATGATGTGACAAAAGATCGTGAATTCTACCAAAATATTGGATTCCGTTATAATGAAGGAATCTTTTTAGACGCAAATGAACCGGGAAGTCCGGAAATCGGTGCGTGGCTTTCTGTGACAAACCTTTCTCATGATATTGCTTTCTTAAAATCTCACAATGGAAAGCCAGGCGGTTTCAATCACGTTTGCTATGCGGTTGAAAGTAGAGAAGAGGTTCTACTCGCAGCTGACCATATTATTGAAAACGGATACGAGTTAGCAATGGGTGGACCAACTCGTCATGCTCTTGCCGAAGGTTTTTTCTTCTATGTTGATGAGCCAGGCGGAAATCGATTTGAGCTGTATGCAGGAGCACATTTAGTGTTTGCACCTGATTTTGGTCCATACAGATGGAGTCTTCCTGAAAATCCAAATGATGCTTGGGGCAGAGAAATGCCATGGGATAAATCCGGGAAAATTATAAAATAATATATACCTTAAAGGCTAAGTTTAATTGTGGTTTTAAGGGAGTTTAATAAGGCATCTTGTCGAAATGACTCCCTAATCACCAGTAGAAAGCAAGGCCTTTTTACTGCTAATAACTTGTTTTAACAGATTCAGAACAATAGAAAGG
This Metabacillus endolithicus DNA region includes the following protein-coding sequences:
- a CDS encoding carbohydrate ABC transporter permease, whose translation is MDQLQKKIYSFKLTIPWLIIFILFFIGPTIAGFYFAFTNWNLTDAEFVGLANFKEIFSNPSMAGAFSNTFTFMIITVIFKITIAMFLAILVNQKLKTQNFLRGAFFFPVLMTFIATGVIFKSILHPEVGLLNNMLGAIGLETLAKGWLVEPDIVMLSIAGIDIWKGIGFHMVIFLAGLQSISSEFYEAANIDGASSWQKFKKITFPLLTPIFHANILLAVIQGMKVFDLVLVTTGGGPGFASVVINTFVFNAFSMGRYGLAVAGELLLFLIIIIFTIVLRFFLERREKRYGF
- a CDS encoding sugar phosphate isomerase/epimerase family protein — protein: MNSIKTAVSLYSFQDEYARGKMSLEDCIKELSQQGVEGVELISDQMLHNAPFVSDQDIESWKKLTQKYNVFPACNDIFINTKLYRNRILTQKENLQLLKDELILANKLGFKLVRLVSLTPTDIIENALPLAEELDVIMALEIHGGMGLDHPETKKFTDIMFKVNSPYLGLVVDTGIFCRKHPRVSTQFFLQQGLNKELADYIDNEFAMGRDVFHISHPGTAPAEVQTMIKNKIDQEYLIFAGGYENKPFSDLDKILPYIKHFHGKFWDMTEEGLEYSIPYDEFIDYLKENNYNGYIASEYEGGRFALPGSEIDAISQVRAHQAMLRKYIG
- a CDS encoding carbohydrate ABC transporter permease — protein: MVSNKINKVMLELLGILLCFIILIPFYITIVNSLKSTAEAAVPNLRLPSEFHWENYIEVIKIANVGLAFLNSATITFISVGLIILLGAPVAFILQRNKSRLSKLILSLLLIGLMITPSIVPLVYVLNSLNLTGSKLGVILIYIGFFSPISVYLMHEYLKGLPAELDEAAIMDGCGPLRLFFQIIFPMMLPILATVSIFNFIMVWNDFMMPIYFLSGSNNITLPLTIYFFQGQYNSQWNFIFANVVIVTLPVLVVYLFAQKYIIAGMTSGAIKG
- a CDS encoding helix-turn-helix domain-containing protein, with product MKNQHELKQTSKKNIERMNRITDYIEKHYMHPLTLEELAETEQLTPPYLSRYFQQHMGQTFLKYLNGIRLEHALHFLLETDLPIIQIAMECGFTNLNTFHKLFKDTFHTTPHQYRKNQSKSFTTPRRKKEGIEGYEFVEENDIRYLYNYLKKR
- a CDS encoding cupin domain-containing protein yields the protein MNYPYESVVVNEEVPVFMLMTTVKYVAMHWHDRIEFLFVLKGKVHVFVGREDYFLQENDLLLINSNEVHGVESDEDNTILLVQIPISFIRKSYKNIEQERFQCQSFLHENQHQYNAIRILLTQLCLSVREKKRAMI
- a CDS encoding extracellular solute-binding protein, with the translated sequence MKRKVLSIILVLLLTVVGACSNSSETQGSADSNTTSEGKKVKLTTAVFAADAEATQGWMTEIAEQIGVEIDIQVLPDGDQNEQLYKTKAATKSLPDITLYHPGTRFKSDLVPEENLVDLTEQSWVKQLSDTSPYSIDGKVYGAPMGGGMGVGIFYNKELFDNLGLEVPTTVDEMMKVAKTIKQESDVIPFYVSGENPMGLNSLGLASFAVDEAHNENLVKEINDKKATVMDAKHFIQSHQMLEDLNNEKLINSDYLSASLEHAITALVEGKTAMFLTADFITNLLSASYSDDELNKLGFFPYPSEGKNVYAYKPGYALSVSKTSKHQEKAIEFMNYFMTKEGQQIFLDNNRGFKTPALAGLELDTSNSNELFKSMSKVYAENTPIEMFDGTLIASLEYGVQLSKKC
- a CDS encoding VOC family protein; amino-acid sequence: MYKNPHYFSHLAHVELISPKLEESAEFFKNIIGLEESGRQGNSVYFRAWGEHYHHSLKITEGTEPGLGHIGWRADSPAALEEAAVQIEKLGQGIGWIEGDLGHGRAYQFTSPDGHLEEIFWDVEVYEAPATLQSKWKNRPQKNPGRGISPRRIDHITLHSNDVTKDREFYQNIGFRYNEGIFLDANEPGSPEIGAWLSVTNLSHDIAFLKSHNGKPGGFNHVCYAVESREEVLLAADHIIENGYELAMGGPTRHALAEGFFFYVDEPGGNRFELYAGAHLVFAPDFGPYRWSLPENPNDAWGREMPWDKSGKIIK
- a CDS encoding C-glycoside deglycosidase beta subunit domain-containing protein, with translation MFDNYVLSDKGFKNVEVNGEVIGYEMRTRITYYRGIPLSMIQDIQLEIDGEEVPREKIKFSPDGENYFTLDEMWTVTTYKWEYGVEGIVFVEQPGGLAEGPHEITLTQGVRVSYIPVPFFGTNTKVLEI